The Leifsonia poae region GCGCACGGCGCCGAGGCCGAAACGGATGTCGGTGCCGACGGCGGCGAAGAAGCCGATCGACTCGTTGACGTCGGGCGGCAGCACCTTGATGCCCATTCGCCGGCACTCGTTGAGATAGAGCGCCATCTTGTCTTTGGAGTCGCCGACGCTGGTCAGCAGACCGGCCATGTACTCGGCGGGATAGTGCGCCTTCAGATATGCGGTCCAATACGAGATGACGCCGTAGGCCGCCGAGTGCGCCTTATTGAAGGCGTAGTCGGAGAACGGGAGCAGGATCTCCCACAGCTTGTTGACCGCATCCATCGAGTAGCCGTTGTCTTGCATGCCCTGGGCGAAGCCGGCGAACTGCTTGTCCAGCTCGGACTTCTTCTTCTTGCCCATGGCCCGGCGCAGAATGTCTGCCTGACCGAGCGAGAACCCGGCGACCTTCTGCGCGATCGCCATCACCTGCTCCTGGTAGATGATCAGACCGTAACTCGTAGAGAGGATCTCGGCCAGCGGTTCGGCGAGCTCCGGATGGATCGGAGTGATCTCCTGGAGCCCGTTCTTGCGCAGGGCGTAGTTGGTGTGCGAGTTCGCCCCCATCGGGCCCGGACGGTAGAGCGCGATAAGGGCCGAGATGTCTTCGAAGTTGTCCGGCTTCATCAGCCGGAGCAGCGAGCGCATCGGGCCGCCGTCGAGCTGGAACACCCCGAGGGTGTCTCCGCGGGAGAGCAGATCGTATGCCGGGCGGTCGTCGAGCGCGAGGTCTTCGAGCACGAGCTTCTCGCCGCGGTTGGCCTCGATGTTGTCGAGCGCGTCATTGATGATCGTGAGGTTGCGCAACCCCAGGAAGTCCATCTTGATCAGCCCGAGCGACTCACAGGCCGGGTAGTCGAATTGCGTGACGATCTGGCCGTCCTGCTCGCGCTTCATGATCGGGATGATGTCGATCAGCGGGTCGGACGACATGATCACGCCGGCCGCGTGCACCCCCCACTGGCGTTTCAGGTTCTCGAGGCCGAGGGCGGTGTCGAACACCGTCTTCGCCTCCGGGTCCGTCTCCACGACAGCCCGGATGTCCACTGCTTCTTTGTAGCGTGGGTGATTCCTGTCGAAGATCCCGGTGAGGGGGATGTCTTTGCCCATGACGGGCGGCGGCATCGCCTTGGTGAGCTTGTCGCCCATACCGAACGGGAATCCGAGCACGCGAGACGAGTCTTTGAGCGCCTGTTTGGCCTTGATCGTGCCATAGGTCACGATCTGGGCGACGCGCTCCTCGCCGTATTTCTCGGTGACGTACTTGATGACCTCACCGCGACGGCGATCGTCGAAGTCGACATCGAAGTCGGGCATGGAGACGCGGTCGGGGTTGAGGAAACGCTCGAAGATCAGGCCATGCTGGAGCGGGTCGAGGTCGGTGATGCGCATGGCGTACGCCGCCATCGAGCCCGCACCGGAGCCGCGACCCGGGCCGACACGGATGCCATTGCGTTTCGACCAGTTGATGAAGTCGGCGACCACGAGGAAGTAGCCGGGGAACCCCATCTGCGAGATGACGCCGATCTCATAGTCGGCCTGCTTGCGCACCTCATCGGTGATCCCGCTCGGGTAGCGCTCGCCGAGGCCCTTCTCGACCTCCTTGATGAACCAGCTCTGCTCCGTCTCTTCGACGGGAACGGGGAACCGGGGCATGTAGTTGGCCTGGGTGTCGAATTTCACATCGCAGCGCTCGGCGATCTCGAGCGTGTTGTCGCATGCCTCGGGATGGTCGCGGAACAGGCCGCGCATCTCCTCGGCCGACTTGAGGTAGAACTCGTCGGCGTCGAACTTGAAGCGGTTGGGATCATCGAGGGTCGAGCCCGACTGCACGCAGAGCAGGGCCGCGTGGCTCTTCGCGTCTTCAGCATGGGTGTAGTGCAGGTCGTTCGTGGCGACGAGCGGCAGGTCGAGCTCCTTCGCCAACCGGATGAGGTCGGCCATGATCCGGCGCTCGATGCCGAGCCCGTGGTCCATGATCTCGGCGTAGAAGTTCTCTTTTCCGAAGATGTCGCGGAACTCGGCGGCCGCCTTCTTCGCCTCCTCGTACTGGCCGAGACGGAGGCGTGTCTGCACCTCGCCGGACGGGCATCCGGTGGTCGCGATGATGCCCTTCGAGAAGCGGTTGAGGAGGTCCCTGTCCATGCGGGGCTTGAAGTAGTAGCCCTCGGTCGAGGCGTACGACGACATACGGAACAGATTGTGCATGCCCTCGGTGGTGCTCGCGAACATCGTCATGTGGGTGTACGCACCGGAACCGGACACATCGTCGCCGCCGCCGTCGCCCCAGCGCACGCGCGTTCGGTCGGTGCGGTGCGTTCCCGGTGTCAGGTAGGCCTCGGTGCCGATGATCGGTTTGATCCCGGCCTCGGTGGCCGTGCGCCAGAAGTCGAACGCGCCGAACATATTGCCGTGGTCGGTGACGGCGACGGCGGGCATACCCTGCTCGACGGCGGCGTCGACCAGCGGTTTGATACGCGCGGCGCCATCGAGCATCGAGTACTCGCTGTGGACGTGAAGGTGAACGAACGAGTCGCCGCTTGAGGCCAAGCTAGAGCTCCTTGGGGGCTGAGGTGTGTCTTAAGACTACGACGGGCCTACGACGCGCGCAGCACATCCAGAGCGTGTTGGAGGTCGTTCGGATACCCGGTCGTGAACGTGACCCACTCCCCCGTCGACGGATGCTCGAAGGCGAGCTGCACGGCGTGCAGCCACTGCCGTGTGAGGCCGAGACGCGCGGAGAGGGTCGGGTCGGCACCGTACATGGAATCGCCGACGCAGGGGTGCCGCTGGGCGGCCATGTGGACCCGGATCTGGTGGGTGCGTCCCGTCTCGAGGTGGATCTCCAGCAGGCTGGCCGCGGGGAACGCCTCGATGGTCTCATAGTGCGTGACCGAGGGTTTGCCGTCGGCGATGACGGCGAACTTCCAATCGCTCCTCGGGTGACGCCCGATGGGGGCGTCGATCGTTCCGACGAGGGGGTCCGGGTGGCCTTGGACGACCGCGTGGTAGATCTTCTCGACGGTGCGGTCGTGGAAGGCGCGCTTGAGCACCGTGTACGCGCGCTCCGATTTGGCCACGACCATCAGCCCGCTCGTCCCGGCATCGAGACGGTGCACGATGCCGGCTCGTTCCGCCGCGCCCGAGGTCGAGATCCGGAACCCGGCCGCGGCGAGGGCGCCGAGCACCGTCGGTCCCTCCCAGCCGACCGCCGGATGCGCGGCGACGCCGACCGGTTTGTCGATCACCACGATGTCGTCGTCGTCGTGCACGATCGTCAGCTCGGGCACGGCGATCGGCACGATCGTGACTTCGGTCTTCGGCTGCCAGCTCAGCTCGAGCAACCCGCCGGCGCTCATCCGGTCAGATTTGCCGACGACACGGCCATCGACCGTCACACCGCCGGATTCGACGATCTCAGCAGCGAAAGTGCGCGAGAAGCCGAGGAGTTTGGCGAGACCGGCGTCGACGCGAGAGCCTTCGAGACCATCGGGGATGGGGAGACTGCGGGATTCCATCCTCAAACGCCGGGCTTCTCGTCCGTTCCGGTCTCCGCCGGCTCAGCGTCGGAGGTTTCGGCGCTGAGGGAAGCAGCATCGGGGGACGCGGCATCCGGGGTCGCGGCATCCGGGGTTTCGGCATCCGGGGTCTCGGCATCCGGGGTCTCGGCATCGGCGGCGGCGGCCGTCTCGGCGTCCGTCTCGGCGTCCGTCTCCTCCTCGGCCTCGTCCTCCGTGACCCGACGGCCGTCGAGACCGATCCCGCGGATCGTGAGGATCAGGAAGAGCACCATGCTCGACACGATCGCGACATCCGCGAGGTTGAAGATGGCCGGCAAGAGCGGAATCTGCAGGAAGTCGACCACGTGTCCGACACCGAAGCCCGGCTCCCGGAACATCCGGTCGGTCAGGTTGCCGAGCAAGCCGCCGAGCAGGAGCCCGAACAGGATCGCCCAAGCCATTGAACGGATGCGGGGGGCGTACCAGATGACGAAGCCGAGAACTCCGACGCCCACGATCGAGAAGATCCAGGTGGATCCGCTGCCGATCGAGAACGCGGCGCCGGAGTTCTTGACGAAGTGGAACTGCAGAAGCTGTCCGAGGACCTGGACCTGCTGCCCCTCGTAGAGGTTCTGCACGACCAGGACTTTGGCGAGCTGGTCGACCAGGTAGACGAAGAGCGCGACGATGGCCAGGATGACCAGCGCGCGGACACTGACCTTCGTGCGCGAGGAGCTAGGCTCCAAAGCCCTGGAACGTCGGAGGCTGCGGCGTCTGGTTCTGGCCGGTCGACGTGTCGCCGGTGGCGGAGATCGGAGCGGGGACCGAC contains the following coding sequences:
- the lspA gene encoding signal peptidase II, which gives rise to MEPSSSRTKVSVRALVILAIVALFVYLVDQLAKVLVVQNLYEGQQVQVLGQLLQFHFVKNSGAAFSIGSGSTWIFSIVGVGVLGFVIWYAPRIRSMAWAILFGLLLGGLLGNLTDRMFREPGFGVGHVVDFLQIPLLPAIFNLADVAIVSSMVLFLILTIRGIGLDGRRVTEDEAEEETDAETDAETAAAADAETPDAETPDAETPDAATPDAASPDAASLSAETSDAEPAETGTDEKPGV
- the dnaE gene encoding DNA polymerase III subunit alpha codes for the protein MLDGAARIKPLVDAAVEQGMPAVAVTDHGNMFGAFDFWRTATEAGIKPIIGTEAYLTPGTHRTDRTRVRWGDGGGDDVSGSGAYTHMTMFASTTEGMHNLFRMSSYASTEGYYFKPRMDRDLLNRFSKGIIATTGCPSGEVQTRLRLGQYEEAKKAAAEFRDIFGKENFYAEIMDHGLGIERRIMADLIRLAKELDLPLVATNDLHYTHAEDAKSHAALLCVQSGSTLDDPNRFKFDADEFYLKSAEEMRGLFRDHPEACDNTLEIAERCDVKFDTQANYMPRFPVPVEETEQSWFIKEVEKGLGERYPSGITDEVRKQADYEIGVISQMGFPGYFLVVADFINWSKRNGIRVGPGRGSGAGSMAAYAMRITDLDPLQHGLIFERFLNPDRVSMPDFDVDFDDRRRGEVIKYVTEKYGEERVAQIVTYGTIKAKQALKDSSRVLGFPFGMGDKLTKAMPPPVMGKDIPLTGIFDRNHPRYKEAVDIRAVVETDPEAKTVFDTALGLENLKRQWGVHAAGVIMSSDPLIDIIPIMKREQDGQIVTQFDYPACESLGLIKMDFLGLRNLTIINDALDNIEANRGEKLVLEDLALDDRPAYDLLSRGDTLGVFQLDGGPMRSLLRLMKPDNFEDISALIALYRPGPMGANSHTNYALRKNGLQEITPIHPELAEPLAEILSTSYGLIIYQEQVMAIAQKVAGFSLGQADILRRAMGKKKKSELDKQFAGFAQGMQDNGYSMDAVNKLWEILLPFSDYAFNKAHSAAYGVISYWTAYLKAHYPAEYMAGLLTSVGDSKDKMALYLNECRRMGIKVLPPDVNESIGFFAAVGTDIRFGLGAVRNVGSNVVDGIRAAREEKGRFDSFHDFLGKVPIHAANKRTVESLIKAGAFDSLGATRRSLVEVHEDAVESAVKIKRNEANGDVGFDFDSLWGEDEQSSTQHHIPDRPEWAKRDKLAFEREMLGLYVSDHPLAGLELPLAKLQSTSIADLISSDTVQDGETVTIAGLVTSVQHRVAKASGNQYGMITVEDFGGEITVMFMGKGYQEYSQSLQGDSIVVVRGRVSMRDDGMNLHAFSLTTPDLGQAMGSGPLLITMPDQRATTDTITTLSEVLARHAGENEVRLRLVKGQVARVFEVPKPVTVSADLFGELKGLLGPNCLA
- a CDS encoding RluA family pseudouridine synthase, coding for MESRSLPIPDGLEGSRVDAGLAKLLGFSRTFAAEIVESGGVTVDGRVVGKSDRMSAGGLLELSWQPKTEVTIVPIAVPELTIVHDDDDIVVIDKPVGVAAHPAVGWEGPTVLGALAAAGFRISTSGAAERAGIVHRLDAGTSGLMVVAKSERAYTVLKRAFHDRTVEKIYHAVVQGHPDPLVGTIDAPIGRHPRSDWKFAVIADGKPSVTHYETIEAFPAASLLEIHLETGRTHQIRVHMAAQRHPCVGDSMYGADPTLSARLGLTRQWLHAVQLAFEHPSTGEWVTFTTGYPNDLQHALDVLRAS